The region CCCCAGGATGCGGGTGGCGGCGGGGTTGACCGAGCGGAGCCGGCCGGTGGCTTCGCAGGAAAAGACGATGTCGTTCGAACCTTCGAAAAGTTCGCGGTAACGGCGCTCCAGCGCGGCCTCGATTTCCAGCCGCTGCCGGATGATGCGGGTCTGGCGGTGGACCCGTGCCTTGAGCAGCCCGGCCCACCCGAGCGCCAGCAGGATCACCAGAAGCAGGAGGCCGATGGCCCACAGGGTGTGGCGCATGTTCCACCAGGGCGCATTCTTCAGCACCCGGATGTCTTCGGGGGTGCGCAGGAGGAAGCGAACGGCGTGCTGATCGCCCCCCCCCGCGGTCAGGAGCGAGATCCCGGTCAGTTCCAGTTCGCTGCCGTTGCGCAGGGCGGGGGGGGTGACGGCGCCCGGGCCGCCATGCAGAAAGGCCTCGAAAGCCATCGGGTTTTGCGCCAGGTCCTGGAGGATGTAGGTGTGCCCCTCGATCCCGTGCCACTGGTCCACCAGCCGTCCCCGGAGGCGCACGAGATCGCCGTGGATGGCGGCCGGGAGTTCCCGCACCCCCGACAGGGTCCTGGGGATGGGGGCGGGACCCGATCCCACCCTTTTGACGAGGGGGTGCTCCAGGGTGGGGGCGAATTCGCCCGGGGCCGGATAGCCGCTCACGCTCAGGATGTCGCTGGGGTTCACCGGCAGGGGCTGCCGGATCGGGATGGCGAGGGCGCCCGAGCGGTCGCGGATGTAGAGGGCCCCGGGCTGCTGGTGCAGCAGAACGCCCTCGATCCGGACCCGGTGGGGCGCTCCCCCGGGAGTGCGGAAGATATTCCCGATGGCGGACAGGGGGGCCGAAAAGGGATCGAAGGCGGGCCGCCCTTCGACCCGGATGTCGGCGATCGAGGGGACGTTCAGGCGGAAGCCGCTGATGTTGCCCCAGCGGCCGACCTGAATCGAGCAGACGCCCGTCGCCCGGATCTCGGAATCGAGCAGCGCCGCGGTCTCCTTGGCCGTCACCGGGCTCGAGAGCCAGAGCTCGATCGTTTTCCCTTCCCCGAACAGCTCGAGGCGCCAGCGGTTGCCGACCTGGTGGACGGCGCGGATCACCCCTCCGACCCGGACCCGGCGGCAGTCGTGGCGACCGGTGGAGAGCTGGTCCAGGGTGATGTCGATGGGCGGCGGGAAGGGGGCCGGTCCCAGGGTGCGGAATTCGGGCTTGGTGACGATGGGGGCGAAATCCCCGGGAGCGCTGAAGCCGCGGACCTCGTATTCGGTTTTCTCTTCCAGCTCGAGGGCGGGATCGAGCGAGTTCAGGTAGATGGCGTCCGGGCCGCTCTGCAAAAACGTCATCGAAAGCTGGGGGTTGTGGTAGGTGATCACCCCCCTGATCCTGACCGGATAACCCCGGGCCGCCTCCGCCCCCGAAAGCGACCGGATCCGGGAGATCCGGGTCAGCAGGGGGAGACCCTCTTCCTCGGCGCTTTCGATCGCCGCGGCACCGATCCTGAGAAAGACCGCGTTGATGATCCTGGGCGTGGGGCTTGCGGGGTCCGCGAACCCGACCAGCTCCACTTCGTCCCCGGGGGAGATCGGCCGGGTGAACAGCGGCTGGGCCGGCAGCGTCCCGGTCTTGTCCCTGACGAGCAACCCGCTCTCGGTCTGCCCGGGCATGACGGTCCCCTGGATCCGGATGCGGTGCAGCGGCGGGCCTTCGGCCCATGCCTTTTCGATATCCCCGACCGCCGTCACCGGGATTTCCTGGGCATTCATGGGGGGCGGGGCGAGCACCTGGACGTTGTCCTGCTCCGGGACCCAGAGCTCCAGCCGGACCGGCCGGCCGGCCGAGTCGGTGTTGACGGCCAGGACCCCCTGGACCCTGATGATGGAGTCGACCAGCTGCACGGCCGCGTTCCGGGCGGAATCCCGGAGCCGCAGGAAGGCCTTCTGCTTTCCCTCGTAGACCTCCAGGATGGTGTAGGTCCCCTCCTGGTAGGCGTTGTGAACGATCCCTTCCAGCTCCATCCACTCCCCCGCATCCACTGCCGGGTCGAGGAGGGAGAGGGAAAGCCTCCTGGCCGGCGGAAGCGGTTCGGGGGGGGCGGCCTCGATCCGGGTCCACCGGACGAGGGCGGGGTATGTCCCGGGCGCGCTGTGCCCCTCGATTTCGATCCAGTCCCCCGGTTCGGGCGCCGGGGCCGGGTCTTTCAGCTCGATGAAAACGCCGCCTGAAGGATCCTGGAGATTCAGCACCCCCAGTTCCGGGTTATGGTACCGCACCAGGCCCCGAAGCCGGACCGGGTACCCGCGGGCCGCCTCCGCGGGCGACAGGGCTTTCACGGCCGCCGCCTTGACCAGAAGCGGAAGGTACTGCCCGGACGGGGGCGCCGCCCCGAGGGGTGCGCGCAGCAGCGCCAGAAACATCAGGGCCGCCACAGCGCCGGCCCTCTTGACGGCCCGGTCCAATACGGGTGTTGGGGTCATGGGCCTAACTTACCGTTTCCAATACCGTTTTTGCAATGGGATTGGGAGATCGGAGGGCCGTTCCCCGCGGCGGCGGGAAGGGGGAAAAAGGAAAGGGAGGGCGGGGCGCAAAGACTTTAAGACTCCGGCCCGCACTCATGCTACAATCAGCGTTTATATTTTTGGAGAGGAACGCTTTATGGTGCGATCGGTCATTGCCGGGAGCGGCGTCTCGATCCCCCCCAACAGGGTGACGAACGACATGCTGTCCCGGATAATGGATGCCGGCGACGATTGGATCCGGGACCGGAGCGGGGTCGAGACCCGGTACTATGTGGACGAGGGAACGGCCACTTCGGACCTGGGGGCCGCCGCGGCCCGGCAGGCGCTCGAGAACTCCGGAGTCGGCCCCGAAGACCTCGACCTCGTCATCTTCGCCACGATGACGCCCGATCATTTTTTTCCGGGCTGCGGGGGGATGCTTCAGTCCAAGCTGGGGATTCCCCCGGTGCCCTGCTTTGACATCCGCCAGCAGTGTGCCGGGTTTCTCTACGGGATGCAGCTGGCCGATGCGCATATCCGCTCCGGCATGGCAAAGACCGTTCTCCTGGTGGGCGCGGAGACCCACACCG is a window of Acidobacteriota bacterium DNA encoding:
- a CDS encoding PAS domain S-box protein; this translates as MTPTPVLDRAVKRAGAVAALMFLALLRAPLGAAPPSGQYLPLLVKAAAVKALSPAEAARGYPVRLRGLVRYHNPELGVLNLQDPSGGVFIELKDPAPAPEPGDWIEIEGHSAPGTYPALVRWTRIEAAPPEPLPPARRLSLSLLDPAVDAGEWMELEGIVHNAYQEGTYTILEVYEGKQKAFLRLRDSARNAAVQLVDSIIRVQGVLAVNTDSAGRPVRLELWVPEQDNVQVLAPPPMNAQEIPVTAVGDIEKAWAEGPPLHRIRIQGTVMPGQTESGLLVRDKTGTLPAQPLFTRPISPGDEVELVGFADPASPTPRIINAVFLRIGAAAIESAEEEGLPLLTRISRIRSLSGAEAARGYPVRIRGVITYHNPQLSMTFLQSGPDAIYLNSLDPALELEEKTEYEVRGFSAPGDFAPIVTKPEFRTLGPAPFPPPIDITLDQLSTGRHDCRRVRVGGVIRAVHQVGNRWRLELFGEGKTIELWLSSPVTAKETAALLDSEIRATGVCSIQVGRWGNISGFRLNVPSIADIRVEGRPAFDPFSAPLSAIGNIFRTPGGAPHRVRIEGVLLHQQPGALYIRDRSGALAIPIRQPLPVNPSDILSVSGYPAPGEFAPTLEHPLVKRVGSGPAPIPRTLSGVRELPAAIHGDLVRLRGRLVDQWHGIEGHTYILQDLAQNPMAFEAFLHGGPGAVTPPALRNGSELELTGISLLTAGGGDQHAVRFLLRTPEDIRVLKNAPWWNMRHTLWAIGLLLLVILLALGWAGLLKARVHRQTRIIRQRLEIEAALERRYRELFEGSNDIVFSCEATGRLRSVNPAATRILGYPAEELLAMKPLELVAPQSRAEVLEWIEKKTGGEECGALECELRSREGHPVMVEVNGEILSSGGVPAGGHGIARDITGRKEAEKALRRSEEKLRQAQKIEAVGNLAGGIAHDFNNILSAILGYAELSEPDLPPGHPVSENLGQISRAARRARDVVNQILAFSRRLEQPRRPTHLKPVLEEALDLLRATLPATIEITTDIAPDCPPVLADSTQMHQVVVNLATNAAHALKDTGGKMHLALKPVRCPAEGLPDLPPGDYVCLSVCDTGPGIDSAIQKRIFDPYFTTKPAGEGNGLGLAVVHGIVQAHGGRVHLDSAQGKGTCFHICLPRSADLPADDGPPAPAPAGGSGRILFVDDEETLVKLGRRFLEKLGYEVTGETSSRRALELFSRDPGRFDLIVTDQTMPQLTGMSLAESVWRLRPGLPIVISTGYSEQINPERSSALGFSALLPKPYSLPELSRAVEHCMEKGDAGQNTG